cattcgctgaaagaacgcacccgggatgaaTTTAAACAGTAAAAGaacaaattcaatcttgctaatattttataattaaactcaggacatgttttatatagataaatattttcttttttaataaaactggacttgtgaataaagtatagaagggtttagattctgtttcacagatggcgctaatgcacacgaaagctgcttgccaaccaccaataaacaacagaagaagaaaaacaccatgaagaagaacgcaccctgacaactttccgtttgagcgggtacagatacctcaatcggattggggaaaggaatattccatccctgttcaattctttccgtttgagcaaataaaccaaatgcaattggaatatttgggtccatgtatactattgacataatggctattgacataatatttgcaaatgatgattaataaatgttaattataaaaagtgatattggataattcctcacggcacacctggcggtttctcaaggtacactagtgtgccgcggcacagtggttgaaaatcactgggaTAGAGTACCGTCACCAACCGGGCCCAATCATAAGCAGAGTCCCTTCAGAGTATCCCTAAGGAACACTCAGCTTTCAATTACCTCCAATAACAGCACTTATCAGAGCACTGAGCTTTCCCCGGAGGCGTAAGGCCCGATGCCCACGCTCAGCAGCCCGCGACAGAGGTATTCATCACAAGGAGGGAGTAACAGCTGGGCTGAAGGAAGAGGCACGCGTTAAACCCCAATGGGAATAAACCAGGCCGGCATCACACAGTCATTGTTGGAGGTGCTGGTGGGAGTTGgcagggagggggcgggggtaaAGGGTGTGTCACGCTATTCTATTACATCCAAGCTGATGTATTAACATGAAACCGTGATGTGtctcgaggaaaaaaaaaaaaaaaatcaacagtggCTCAGCTGCTATCCAGAGCAGAAGGGAAtgatttttatgtgttttattaaaGTCTGGCTCAGGTCGCCTTTCCGACTGGGTGAGTTTTCACAGCTTGATTGTGCCCTGCCTATTAACCAGCTTCCCTTTTAATGGTCCACATGTCCGTGAGGGGGGAGGGGCAATAaatcccccccccaaacacgTGCTTTGCCTCTACCGAGTCTTCTCGTTTACGGGTCCTGAGGAGGACCGCAAACTAGATGAAAAAGTAGCTGAGATTTACAAGCCCTCCCCTGACAGCTCGGAAAAGGAGAAAATTAAACTAGAGAGCAttaaacagccccccccccccattacagGGCAGCTCCGACACCAATAATAACCATCATTGTGTCCCGTCAAGCACCAATACATGACATGATTGCAAATCCTATAGTCCTCCGCCTATGACAGCTAACATCTTTATACCAAGTGGATTACATGCTCTTCTGGGTTCAGAAGAATTCAAGGAGATTAGACACACTCGTTATGTTATGATTGTTTAAAATGGTGAAGAAAAGCCATGAGAACAgggtaataactaataaaacatCTACTATGGTCTTACAGCTCCACAGTTACTAGAGCTGCAGACATCTGAtattgatatactgtattttccggactataagtcgcacttttttttcataggttggccgttcctgcgacttatactctggagcgacttatagtccagaaaatacaggaaataaacccgcaaaaaatgcgacttatgtatggtttttttctacctaattatgcatttttggccttgtgcgacttactatgtatgtttttttttatacctaattatgcatttttggccttgtgcgacttatactccggagcaacttatagtccagaaaatacattaaataaacctgcaaaaaatgcgacttatgtatgttttttatacctgattatgcatttttggccttgtgcgacttatactccggagcgacttatagtccagaaaatacagtaaataaacccgcaaaaaatgccacttatgtatgtttttttttctacctaattatgcatttttggccttgtgcgacttatactccggagcgacttatagtccagaaaatacagtaaataaacccgaaaaaatgccacttatgtatgtttttttttctacctaattatgcatttttggccttgtgcgacttatactccggagcgacttatagtccagaaaatacagtaaataaacccacaaaaaatgccacttatgtatgtttttttttctacctaatgatgcatttttggccttgtgcgacttatactccggagcgacttatagtccaaaaaatatggtaaataaacccgtaaaaaatgcaacttatgtatgttttttttctacctaattaggcatttttggccttgtgcgacttatactccggagcgacttatagtccagaaaatacagtaaataaagccgcaaaaaatgcgacttatgtatgttttttttctgcctaagcatatgcatttttggcctcatgcgacttatactcttatagtccagaaaatacggtaatcggTCTGATATCAGCACTCCAGCACAAGCAGTCCATTCCAGATGGATAGAGcccatgtgatcacaacaaTAGCATAGCATGTACTAGCATGCCATCAAAATAGCAAAGACCgaaaaaagccaaaacacaCCACCTACAAGTCCCCCAAGTTGGCACAGAACCGAAGATGGTGAAGAAGACAAACACCATCATATCCAAAGCAGCACcatggttatttttttatttgccctACTATTAATTCCATATATTGTTAGTTGTTACAGAAATTTGCTTTGATGCGTCCCACCATTTTTCTATGTTTGACCCTtggtgaaaaaagtttggacacccctgccttaaatcTTGCAAACTTCACTTTTGAATTGTATCAGCTTTGTGTATTACTAAAAAACGTCAGAGCCCATTCACACAGTAAGTAGTTAGTAGTAATATTATGCTTAGTTTGCGAGGATTCACAGTAATTTCAGTTGTTTGAATTGAACGCCACGCTGGTGGTAAGCAATTCCATTGCTTGGGTGCTATTGCACACTGGAAAACAAAACACCCGTTTTCTCTTAGGAAAACACGAGCACTTAGCTATATCTCTCTAATCCACACTCCACATGGATTATGACAATGGAGGTAGTGAAAGGGGAAAAGGATTAAAAAGTAGATTTTGCATGCATCACATGCTTGGAGCACTTGTTATATTATCAGCTGCTGCCGTGACAGTGTTTCTAACCTTTCTCCACGATAACAAGATTGACCTAAATCTGTTATTTGTCAAGGTCAACGTGTTGGACATGAGGTGATTCCAAATAACAACTTAAAAATGTCTACCTAGGATAATGTAGTACTGAATTACAGCTATTACTGCGTGTCTaggcgccatctagtggtgaaacTATAACCTCCAGTGTagactttttaatgtttttcgattataatatgaatacatattatGACAGCCGTCAAGTCATTGTCATAACTATTAATTTGTGCTATATGAAGCATTATTATGACTGTTCTTATGTTGCTCGTGGTACTTACATTCTTCTAAGCCCAGTTGGTAAGCAAGGTTCTGAAGACCTTTAACCTTCTCCATTAGGTTCGCTGTTGTTAAGCTGCCCAGCTctgcaaaaataacaaaaaaaaacataattaacatTACATATGTCCCTATCAAATTCTCCATACCCtgcaaaaatcataattaccTTTTAACATTTCAATGTCCTCGCTCTCAAGCTCAGCCATCCACTTGGGGGGTGAATTTGTGATGGGCTACAGAAAccacaaaacatttcatttcaaaaaaaaggggaacacgaaaaaaaaaaaatccaacactCAAAACAGATACTAATAACTCACATTTTTATAAGATGCAGCAAATTCGGCAACTCCaggcactatatatatataaaaaaagaggactttcattaaaacaacaaagaaaaacaagatgTCTCCTTACAAATTGTAGTTCTTCTTACACTGCTCTGGCCAAAGGTCTGGTGACGCTCTGTCCAGTTTTTCCAAACTGAGCAAAGAGGTTTCAAAGTCTTCACCTGTTAGGACAAGAACTTAtacactttttgttttgtgcaGAAACTATCTAGTATAATTGTGGTATCGCATTAACCATGTTTGTTGTTATACTTTATAATGGTGCACAATTGCATGGTCTCGTACAGAAAAGGTGTTTGCGCGGTCAACTGTCAGGGATTGAGGCTTCTATcctagtgcagacctgccaacatgtacacaattGTAGTACTCAACATGGAATATGACTCGAATACACTTGcgtgctctccattttgttgcatttttctgcTTTTGGTTTCAAATTCAGTCCTTACAGTACAGATATATTAATAGATATCAGTTTCTTTAGTATTTCAAATGATAGTATTTCAATGCATAGCTGTTGATACAGCTCTTTTGTGTGACGTCATTAGGTTGTACTGGTGTACTTAATGAAGTATCCAGTCAGTATAGTATATCGACAGTATAGAAGTCATATAATTGTCTTCTTTCTTGATAAAAAGGTGACGAATGCTGTCATTAATTGAGCCTACCGTTTGTAACCGAGACAATATTTAGCAATAAGAGACTAAGCTAAGATATAGTGAACGTGTTATTTTGGTACATACAGGCTCAAGAGAGTATAAAATATAGCTATTAGGCGTAGCCGACACTAACGAGTCTCATTTCACGAAAGCTTGTTCGTTACGCTGTTAAATTATAAAGTATTGTGTGATTTCACCCAAATGTTGTATTAACGAAGACGTGCATTTAATGCTACGTTTAGCTGTTTATGTGTCAAATGTCCACTGTTACTGTTGTTACATTGGACAAACACCGTGGCTACTTGAAGCTTTCGGTCAAACAGATACTTTTAACAGCCCACACGCAAATCGTAAAATGTACACTTTGACTCGTTATCGTGTTCGAGTGAGATAGACGACGGTTTTCTGTCCAAAAACACTACGAAATTCCGACATAGACGTAGAACAGCTCGGTAAAGAATTAGAATTTACCTCCATTTGGAGACGCCATCTTCGAAATGAACACGTGACTGAAGTGAGCCAATGGCAGCAGACTTTATGAGCGCTCTCGTATTGATGCAATTCCCCTCATGGCCgctagggttttttttaaaacagtataatataatatatgaaaaacGCAGAGAAAGTCACAGcggtaaaatataaaatgtgaaaatactttataaaaaCATAGTTATCATAAGTGAAGCATTATTAGAACACACATACTAGAAGAatatcaatttattaacataGTTGCATATAAGCATTTCTATGTCACTAGAAAAATGGATACAAATACTGACATAAAGAAATGGTTTAAGACATATGCTACTGTCAAATTGACTCCCAAAGAAATTAAAGTGTTTTAGATTCACAGTTTCGAGGCACTTGACATACTGTTAATTATGACAACATGAGAAATTATGGAAAACAAACTGCAAGTTAAAGAAGGTTGGTGGTCATGAGTGAGATCCTACCAACTTGGACACATGGTACTGtaccttgaaaaaaaatatcaatacaagTACGATCGTGTAACAAATGACCTCCTTATTGTTTTGGTAACAAATGTTTAGCGTCATTTTCAAGTAAAACTCTTCAAAA
The sequence above is drawn from the Doryrhamphus excisus isolate RoL2022-K1 chromosome 13, RoL_Dexc_1.0, whole genome shotgun sequence genome and encodes:
- the LOC131140559 gene encoding protein lin-52 homolog codes for the protein MASPNGGEDFETSLLSLEKLDRASPDLWPEQLPGVAEFAASYKNPITNSPPKWMAELESEDIEMLKELGSLTTANLMEKVKGLQNLAYQLGLEESREMTRGKFLNILERPKK